One window of Corynebacterium accolens genomic DNA carries:
- a CDS encoding FHA domain-containing protein FhaB/FipA has protein sequence MDAVIMLALRIGLLALLWVFVLVALNAMRRDTNKSAGAMPQPSKMGASPRSHAAVKQLSIVEGPLQGSHMNLGTLEECTLGRAADCDFVTGDDYSSGHHARLFRRGSEWVVEDLESRNGTLVNGVRIDQPEVVGANSEIKLGRTTVRLNA, from the coding sequence ATGGATGCAGTCATCATGCTGGCGCTTCGCATCGGCTTATTGGCTCTTTTGTGGGTATTTGTCCTGGTGGCCTTGAATGCCATGCGGCGGGATACCAATAAATCCGCAGGTGCTATGCCACAGCCGTCAAAAATGGGTGCGTCCCCGCGCAGTCATGCTGCGGTGAAGCAGCTTTCTATTGTGGAGGGTCCCTTGCAGGGATCCCACATGAATTTGGGCACGCTCGAGGAATGTACCTTGGGACGTGCCGCCGACTGTGATTTTGTCACTGGGGATGATTACTCCTCCGGCCATCATGCACGCCTATTTCGCCGCGGCAGCGAGTGGGTAGTGGAGGATTTGGAATCTCGCAACGGAACCCTCGTCAATGGTGTGCGCATCGACCAACCTGAGGTAGTCGGCGCGAACTCCGAAATTAAGCTAGGCCGCACTACCGTGAGGTTGAACGCATGA
- the pknB gene encoding Stk1 family PASTA domain-containing Ser/Thr kinase, with translation MVNDRYRLGEIIGSGGMSEVFAAEDTTLGRQVAVKMLRTEMARDINFRERFYREAQNSGRLNHPNIVAVYDTGETEMDGMTIPYIVMEKVNGATLRDIIREDGPLPAQEAAEILKPVAEALQASHEAGIIHRDIKPANIMLTNTGQVKVMDFGIARALDDSTSAMTQTSAVIGTAQYLSPEQARGKNADARSDVYALGCVMYEVLTGRTPFEGETPFAVAYQHVQEEPTPPSELIDDPSLTPTQRVNIDAVVLTAMAKHPADRYQSAWEMAGDLDRLRTGQVTEAARMHVNEDDATTAMPAPATATATSHRAPIESTRPTGETEEDEGGGWMKWLALLLVALLIAILGYFAWDFWRSDDEKNRDGRNQTEVAEHNSVIVPEVENRPRNEVVKELEDLGLLVTVNEEANPDIDRNKAIRINPAPGSELQKNASVTLTVSSGKEIIDVPDITGMNLDQAAQVLEEAGLELNSDISERNDEAPAGEVIQQNPAGGTQLSKGSKVRVTVSKGIEKKRVPDVSGLNEEDARSRLEASDFDVNVREVDSLEPEGTVLNVSNQGAQLEKGQTVTIEVSNGMLMKAPEVMHKNQGQAENALRQAGWNGQLRVGEPIPTGALVDSNKIGWASINPGDTIRKDQDVEVRIWKFEASALLP, from the coding sequence ATGGTCAATGACCGGTACCGGCTCGGTGAGATCATCGGCTCCGGCGGCATGTCCGAGGTATTTGCCGCAGAGGACACCACTTTAGGCCGGCAAGTAGCGGTAAAAATGCTGCGCACGGAGATGGCTCGCGATATCAACTTCCGCGAGCGCTTCTACCGCGAGGCGCAGAACTCGGGCAGGCTAAACCATCCCAATATCGTCGCGGTCTATGACACCGGCGAGACCGAGATGGACGGCATGACCATCCCGTATATCGTCATGGAGAAGGTCAACGGGGCCACGCTGCGAGATATTATCCGCGAAGATGGCCCGCTGCCCGCACAGGAGGCGGCGGAGATCCTCAAGCCGGTCGCGGAGGCCTTGCAGGCATCCCATGAGGCGGGAATCATTCACCGCGATATCAAGCCGGCGAATATCATGCTCACCAATACCGGCCAGGTGAAGGTGATGGACTTTGGCATCGCCCGTGCGTTGGATGATTCGACCTCAGCGATGACCCAAACTTCTGCCGTTATCGGTACCGCCCAGTACCTTTCCCCGGAGCAGGCGCGCGGCAAGAACGCCGATGCGCGTTCCGATGTCTATGCGCTGGGTTGCGTCATGTACGAGGTACTCACCGGCCGCACCCCATTCGAAGGCGAAACCCCCTTTGCCGTGGCCTACCAACATGTGCAGGAAGAACCGACCCCGCCTTCGGAGCTTATCGATGACCCCTCGCTGACCCCCACCCAGCGGGTCAATATCGATGCGGTGGTACTGACAGCGATGGCCAAGCACCCCGCAGACCGCTACCAGTCCGCCTGGGAGATGGCCGGCGATTTGGATCGCTTGCGCACGGGCCAGGTCACCGAGGCTGCCCGCATGCACGTCAACGAGGACGATGCCACGACGGCGATGCCCGCGCCGGCCACCGCTACTGCTACATCCCACCGGGCACCGATTGAATCGACGCGTCCTACCGGAGAAACCGAAGAAGATGAAGGCGGCGGCTGGATGAAGTGGCTCGCGCTGCTTCTTGTCGCGCTCTTGATCGCCATCTTGGGCTATTTTGCTTGGGATTTCTGGCGTAGCGACGATGAAAAGAATAGGGACGGCCGGAACCAAACCGAGGTAGCGGAGCACAATAGTGTCATCGTTCCGGAAGTAGAAAACCGCCCGCGCAATGAAGTGGTCAAAGAACTCGAGGACTTGGGGCTTCTCGTTACCGTGAATGAAGAAGCTAACCCGGATATCGATCGCAATAAGGCGATTCGCATCAATCCGGCCCCGGGTTCGGAATTGCAGAAGAATGCCTCGGTGACCTTGACCGTTTCTTCCGGCAAGGAAATCATCGATGTCCCGGATATCACCGGCATGAACTTGGATCAGGCCGCGCAGGTCTTGGAAGAGGCAGGCTTGGAGCTGAACTCGGATATTTCCGAGCGCAATGATGAGGCCCCCGCCGGCGAGGTAATCCAGCAGAACCCCGCGGGTGGTACCCAATTGTCCAAGGGCTCGAAGGTCCGGGTGACGGTGTCTAAGGGCATCGAAAAGAAGCGCGTTCCTGATGTTTCCGGCTTGAACGAAGAGGATGCGCGCAGCCGCCTCGAAGCCAGTGACTTCGACGTCAATGTCCGCGAAGTCGATTCCTTAGAGCCGGAAGGCACCGTGCTAAACGTCTCCAACCAGGGCGCGCAGCTGGAAAAGGGCCAGACTGTCACCATTGAGGTATCCAATGGGATGCTCATGAAGGCACCCGAGGTCATGCACAAGAATCAAGGACAAGCCGAGAATGCCCTGCGCCAGGCGGGCTGGAATGGCCAGCTGCGCGTGGGCGAGCCAATTCCTACCGGCGCCTTGGTCGATAGCAATAAGATCGGTTGGGCATCCATCAATCCTGGCGATACCATCCGCAAGGATCAGGACGTGGAGGTTCGCATCTGGAAATTCGAAGCCTCGGCGCTACTGCCGTAA
- a CDS encoding DUF3662 and FHA domain-containing protein, translated as MAFLERLAKLDSAMQRGLDNGMAFVFGGKVVPAEIDELLKQEAQDNLGHGDDDKLYSPNVMTVGVSSKDLENLSQDPDLPADCADQLSRFIRNNGWSLAGPVIVRIAEESGLRTGQLRVSSFIDHEPTEETGFEAIFHDFDGQEDQMTNPHENNADDAATTAFIAQDDQPAPQTQGPAVNLMLQDGSSRVYHVQEGSNIIGRSNDADLRLPDTGVSRQHAEITWNGEDAVLVDLQSTNGTTVNDTPIDNWLLADGDVITMGHSHVEVRITGLDSHSY; from the coding sequence GTGGCGTTTTTAGAAAGGCTGGCGAAGCTCGATTCCGCTATGCAACGCGGCCTTGATAACGGCATGGCTTTTGTCTTCGGCGGCAAGGTCGTTCCTGCAGAGATTGATGAGCTTTTGAAGCAAGAAGCCCAGGACAATCTCGGCCACGGGGACGATGACAAACTCTATAGTCCCAATGTCATGACTGTAGGTGTCTCCTCCAAGGATTTGGAGAACTTGTCGCAAGACCCCGATTTGCCTGCCGATTGCGCAGACCAATTATCTCGCTTTATCCGCAATAACGGATGGTCCCTCGCTGGTCCCGTCATTGTGCGGATTGCGGAGGAATCGGGCCTGCGCACGGGCCAGCTTCGTGTGTCCTCGTTTATAGATCACGAGCCCACAGAAGAGACCGGTTTCGAGGCGATTTTCCACGACTTTGATGGTCAGGAGGACCAGATGACCAACCCGCACGAAAATAATGCGGATGACGCAGCTACTACCGCTTTCATTGCGCAAGATGACCAACCCGCGCCGCAAACGCAGGGCCCCGCAGTCAATTTGATGTTGCAGGATGGCTCTTCCCGCGTCTATCACGTGCAGGAAGGGTCAAATATTATTGGCCGCAGCAATGATGCAGATTTGCGCCTGCCGGATACGGGCGTGTCCCGCCAGCACGCGGAAATCACGTGGAACGGCGAAGATGCCGTGTTGGTGGATTTGCAGTCCACCAATGGCACCACAGTCAATGACACTCCTATTGATAACTGGCTGCTTGCCGATGGCGATGTGATCACCATGGGCCATTCCCACGTCGAGGTCCGCATTACGGGCCTTGATTCGCATAGTTACTAA
- a CDS encoding YdhK family protein — protein MKRSITLAALVLTSTLALTACSDATDNSDDADTTSTTTATAETNETHQEDTTTADEEHGGHDHPADGGAPPAGIEEAEDPTYPVGTEVILTADHMPGMDGATATISGAFDTTTYSVSYTPAEGGAPVTDHRWVVHEELVDPGQAPLPDGASVVLDAEHMSGMKGAEATIDYSTEETVYMVDLTVDGMTMTNHKWVTESEIQPAE, from the coding sequence ATGAAACGCAGCATTACCCTCGCCGCCTTGGTACTGACCTCCACCCTGGCGCTGACCGCCTGCAGCGACGCCACCGACAACTCCGACGATGCCGACACCACCAGCACCACGACGGCAACCGCAGAGACCAACGAGACCCACCAGGAAGACACCACCACTGCCGACGAAGAGCACGGCGGGCACGACCACCCTGCCGACGGCGGGGCACCGCCGGCAGGCATTGAAGAGGCCGAGGATCCCACGTACCCGGTGGGCACCGAGGTCATCCTCACCGCTGACCACATGCCCGGCATGGACGGGGCCACCGCCACCATTTCCGGGGCGTTTGACACCACGACCTATTCGGTCAGCTACACCCCCGCCGAGGGTGGGGCCCCGGTTACCGACCACCGCTGGGTCGTCCATGAGGAGCTCGTCGATCCGGGTCAGGCCCCCCTGCCCGACGGGGCGAGCGTTGTCCTGGATGCCGAGCACATGTCCGGCATGAAGGGTGCTGAGGCCACCATCGATTACTCCACCGAGGAGACGGTCTACATGGTTGATCTCACCGTCGACGGGATGACGATGACCAACCACAAGTGGGTCACCGAGAGCGAGATCCAACCCGCCGAATAG
- a CDS encoding PP2C family protein-serine/threonine phosphatase yields MTLKLNFFAKSDRGLIRGNNEDSGYAGSHLLILADGMGGHAAGEVASQLMVNHLEILDQDPGKEDTEALLAAAADDANEAISEHVTAHPETEGMGTTLSTMLFNGTTFGVCHVGDSRAYLLRDGKLEQITKDDTYVQSLVDKGELAAEDVSSHPQKSLILKAYTGRAVEPTLFTFEAKAGDRILLCSDGLSDPVTASTIETALGQGSIEQAGSTLVDLAIRSGGPDNVTVVIGEVTEEKPATHEPFRVGALAGSVEEPTHPDSSASRAAKLTRKPQVIPPAVMADEDNAAKDSDEEEAEDEPSRRKIGWKVLIALIIILALVIGAGLWVKNFLSNNYYAETNDAQEITILKGADYSVFGKDLSSTHQYVCINDKNSLLFSAQKCKGDFTPLKVSDLPESERGAVNHISAGDLSKVQDQINDLGEKALKPCITAPSQKDNKDTKENKPGVTCREV; encoded by the coding sequence ATGACACTGAAGCTAAACTTTTTTGCCAAGTCGGACCGCGGGCTTATCCGCGGAAATAATGAGGACTCCGGATACGCCGGATCCCACCTGCTGATTTTGGCCGATGGCATGGGCGGGCATGCCGCGGGTGAGGTCGCCTCCCAACTCATGGTCAACCACCTCGAAATCTTGGATCAGGATCCGGGTAAGGAGGACACGGAGGCGCTCCTTGCAGCTGCTGCCGATGACGCCAATGAAGCCATCAGCGAGCACGTCACCGCCCACCCGGAGACCGAGGGCATGGGCACGACGCTGTCCACGATGCTGTTCAATGGCACCACCTTTGGTGTTTGCCATGTGGGCGATTCGCGCGCTTATTTGCTGCGCGATGGCAAGCTCGAGCAAATCACCAAGGACGATACCTATGTGCAGTCCTTGGTGGATAAGGGCGAGCTGGCTGCAGAAGATGTTTCTTCCCACCCACAAAAGTCCCTCATCTTGAAGGCCTATACCGGCCGTGCGGTGGAGCCGACGCTCTTTACATTCGAGGCCAAGGCGGGTGACCGCATCCTGCTGTGCTCGGATGGACTGTCTGACCCGGTTACGGCTTCCACTATTGAAACCGCCCTTGGCCAGGGAAGCATCGAACAGGCGGGCTCCACCCTCGTGGATCTCGCCATACGTTCGGGCGGACCAGACAATGTCACGGTCGTCATCGGTGAGGTTACGGAAGAAAAGCCCGCCACCCACGAGCCTTTCCGCGTTGGCGCGCTGGCGGGTTCGGTAGAAGAGCCCACTCACCCGGATTCTTCTGCGTCACGCGCCGCCAAACTCACCCGTAAACCGCAGGTGATCCCGCCGGCCGTCATGGCCGATGAAGACAACGCGGCCAAGGACTCCGATGAGGAAGAGGCAGAAGACGAGCCCTCTCGACGAAAAATCGGGTGGAAAGTCCTCATCGCCCTCATCATCATCTTGGCGCTCGTTATCGGCGCAGGGCTGTGGGTAAAGAATTTCTTGTCCAATAACTATTACGCCGAGACCAACGACGCACAAGAGATCACCATCCTCAAAGGCGCGGACTATTCCGTATTTGGCAAGGATTTAAGCTCCACGCACCAATACGTGTGCATTAATGACAAGAACTCCTTGCTGTTTTCTGCGCAGAAGTGCAAGGGAGACTTCACCCCGTTGAAGGTCTCTGACCTGCCCGAGTCTGAGCGTGGCGCGGTCAACCACATTTCCGCCGGTGATCTGAGCAAGGTTCAGGATCAGATTAATGACCTGGGTGAAAAGGCACTCAAGCCATGTATCACTGCACCGAGCCAAAAAGACAATAAAGACACCAAGGAAAACAAACCTGGGGTCACTTGTAGGGAGGTGTAG
- the crgA gene encoding cell division protein CrgA, with protein sequence MPKSKITQSSATQVSSSAGANRTPVKINSEGTPKWYVAIMLGLMVIGLLWLVVNYLAGESIPFMAELGGWNYGIGFGLALIGLLMTMGWR encoded by the coding sequence ATGCCAAAGTCAAAGATCACCCAGAGCTCTGCCACCCAGGTATCGAGCTCTGCCGGGGCGAATCGCACCCCGGTCAAAATCAACTCTGAAGGCACCCCGAAGTGGTACGTGGCCATCATGCTTGGCCTGATGGTCATTGGCCTGCTGTGGCTCGTGGTCAATTATCTCGCCGGTGAATCCATCCCCTTCATGGCGGAGCTCGGCGGTTGGAACTACGGGATTGGTTTCGGCCTCGCCCTCATTGGTTTGCTCATGACCATGGGCTGGCGCTAG
- a CDS encoding FtsW/RodA/SpoVE family cell cycle protein yields the protein MQKFFSRRIELGLLILAAAVFAITLVSLELSQDNALTTDLIYLIGGFIGVFTIAHLAMCFLAPYADQIMLPIVAILNGIGLIVLARLDLVNDRGLAVRQVMWTVVGLVLFVLVLAVVKDHRSLTRYSYILGAAGLVLLALPLVWPQPDGVEARIWLNFGPFSIQPGEFSKIMLILFFAMLLTQKRSLFTVAGYRFLGISLPRLRDLAPILIVWAIAIIIMGISNDFGPALLLFSTVLGMLFMATGRVSWLFIGLVLVGIGGFGIYQVSEKIQQRFSNFMDPLANYDNTGYQLAQSLFGMSSGGISGSGLGQGHPELVPVAHSDFILAAIGEELGLIGLAAVLVLFGMLVTRGFNTALRTRDTYGKLVASGLSLTLAVQVFVVTGGISALLPMTGLTTPFMSAGGSSLMANYVLLAILLRISNAARRPMQENSSNAPSDTSMFPSVQEAYR from the coding sequence ATGCAGAAGTTTTTTAGCCGAAGAATCGAACTCGGCCTCCTTATTCTCGCCGCGGCTGTCTTTGCCATTACCTTGGTCAGTTTGGAGCTGTCGCAAGATAATGCGCTTACGACGGACCTGATCTACCTCATCGGTGGATTCATTGGTGTCTTTACCATTGCGCACTTGGCAATGTGCTTCTTGGCGCCCTACGCGGACCAGATCATGTTGCCTATCGTGGCCATCCTTAATGGCATTGGGCTTATCGTTTTGGCCCGCCTGGATTTGGTCAATGATCGGGGTCTCGCGGTCCGCCAGGTCATGTGGACCGTCGTTGGCTTGGTGCTCTTTGTGCTGGTCCTGGCGGTTGTCAAGGACCATCGCTCTCTCACCCGCTACTCCTATATCTTGGGCGCAGCCGGCCTCGTGCTGTTGGCGCTGCCATTGGTATGGCCACAACCTGATGGCGTTGAGGCGCGCATTTGGCTGAACTTCGGGCCATTTTCCATCCAGCCGGGTGAGTTCTCCAAGATCATGCTGATCTTATTCTTTGCCATGCTGCTAACGCAGAAGCGATCCCTTTTTACCGTGGCTGGCTATCGTTTCTTGGGAATTTCTCTGCCCCGCTTGCGCGACCTCGCCCCCATTCTCATCGTGTGGGCCATTGCCATCATCATCATGGGCATTTCCAATGACTTTGGTCCGGCACTGCTGCTCTTCAGCACGGTGCTGGGCATGCTATTTATGGCTACTGGCAGGGTTAGTTGGCTATTTATTGGCCTCGTCCTCGTCGGTATCGGTGGCTTTGGCATTTACCAGGTATCCGAAAAAATCCAGCAGCGTTTTTCCAACTTCATGGATCCGCTGGCCAACTACGACAACACCGGCTACCAATTGGCCCAGTCCCTTTTTGGTATGTCCTCTGGCGGTATTTCCGGCAGCGGCTTGGGCCAAGGCCACCCCGAATTGGTGCCGGTGGCACACTCTGACTTCATCCTCGCCGCTATCGGTGAGGAATTGGGCCTGATTGGCCTAGCTGCCGTTTTGGTCCTCTTTGGCATGTTGGTGACCCGCGGATTCAATACCGCGTTGCGTACCCGCGATACGTACGGCAAACTGGTCGCTTCAGGCCTTTCTCTTACTTTGGCGGTACAGGTCTTCGTCGTCACCGGTGGCATTTCCGCCCTGCTGCCGATGACCGGCTTGACCACTCCTTTCATGTCCGCCGGTGGTTCCTCTCTCATGGCTAACTATGTACTGTTGGCGATTTTGCTGCGGATCTCTAACGCGGCACGCCGACCCATGCAGGAGAACTCGAGCAATGCTCCGAGTGACACCTCCATGTTCCCGTCGGTTCAGGAGGCTTACCGATGA
- a CDS encoding serine/threonine-protein kinase encodes MKNTENKDHLQELIGSDYELQWIIGHGGMSTVWLADDTRNDREVAIKVLRPEFSDNQEFLSRFRNEAESAESIQSDNVVATYDYRELEDNGRKFCFMALEYVRGESLADLLARENTLQEELALDVLEQAGHGLSIIHRMGLVHRDIKPGNLMITQNGQVKITDFGIAKAAASVPLTRTGMVVGTAQYVSPEQAQGKEVTPASDIYSLGVVGYEMLGGKRPFSGDSSVSIALAHINQEPEPLSTTISAPARELIRIALRKDPNTRYADGNEFTVAVSDVRLGKRPPQPKSIPPHQQAPEPSPSASTEMLADVAQPTTIHPAAGTPAPQRKSAPAPGSDSKGGKSFLKGLGIVAAIALLAAAGYAIMNLMSSEGGDSEPSSTQETSVVTEYRDPTTTQVETLEEDEGTNETPQEVTVTETEPTDREGNQAPRDNHRQPQTPNQQAPTRNQQAPNTPTQQRQPQQRQPQQQETHVENTPEQKNTVNSQPDELPGDLSDLLRQDGD; translated from the coding sequence ATGAAGAATACCGAGAATAAGGACCATCTCCAGGAACTCATCGGCAGCGACTACGAGCTGCAGTGGATCATTGGCCACGGTGGCATGTCAACGGTGTGGCTTGCCGATGACACTCGCAATGACCGCGAAGTAGCCATCAAGGTTTTGCGGCCGGAATTTTCCGATAACCAGGAATTCCTCTCCCGCTTCCGCAATGAAGCGGAATCGGCCGAATCTATCCAGTCCGATAACGTGGTGGCCACGTATGACTACCGCGAGCTGGAAGATAATGGCCGCAAATTCTGCTTCATGGCCTTGGAATACGTGCGGGGCGAATCCCTCGCGGACCTGCTTGCGCGCGAGAACACCTTGCAGGAAGAACTCGCGCTGGACGTGCTCGAGCAGGCGGGTCACGGCCTATCCATTATCCACCGGATGGGATTGGTGCACCGCGATATTAAGCCCGGCAACCTGATGATTACCCAAAATGGGCAGGTAAAGATTACGGACTTTGGCATCGCCAAGGCGGCTGCCTCGGTACCGCTCACGCGCACCGGCATGGTGGTAGGTACCGCCCAGTACGTTTCGCCTGAGCAAGCGCAGGGCAAGGAGGTCACCCCTGCCTCGGATATCTATTCGCTCGGCGTCGTAGGCTACGAGATGCTCGGCGGTAAGCGACCCTTTTCGGGCGATTCCTCCGTGTCCATCGCCCTTGCCCACATCAACCAAGAGCCTGAACCGCTGTCGACCACGATTAGCGCCCCGGCGCGCGAGCTCATTCGTATCGCGCTGCGCAAGGATCCCAATACCCGCTATGCCGATGGCAATGAATTTACGGTCGCGGTATCCGATGTGCGCCTGGGCAAGCGCCCACCGCAGCCCAAGTCCATTCCGCCCCACCAGCAGGCCCCAGAGCCTTCGCCCTCGGCATCGACGGAGATGCTTGCCGATGTCGCCCAGCCCACCACCATTCATCCAGCGGCGGGGACGCCAGCTCCACAGCGCAAGTCAGCACCAGCCCCGGGAAGCGATTCGAAGGGCGGGAAGTCTTTCCTTAAAGGCCTGGGTATCGTCGCGGCCATCGCCCTGCTTGCCGCGGCCGGCTACGCCATCATGAACCTCATGAGTAGCGAGGGCGGCGACAGCGAGCCTTCGTCTACCCAGGAAACTTCCGTGGTCACCGAATACCGGGATCCCACGACCACGCAGGTAGAAACCCTGGAGGAAGACGAAGGTACGAATGAGACGCCGCAGGAAGTGACGGTAACGGAGACGGAGCCCACGGATCGGGAGGGCAACCAGGCGCCGCGCGATAATCACCGGCAGCCGCAGACCCCGAACCAGCAGGCCCCGACGCGAAACCAGCAGGCCCCGAATACCCCGACGCAGCAGCGTCAGCCCCAGCAGCGCCAGCCGCAGCAGCAGGAGACGCACGTCGAAAATACACCTGAGCAGAAAAACACAGTAAACTCACAGCCCGATGAACTCCCTGGGGATTTATCTGACCTATTAAGACAGGATGGTGACTAA
- a CDS encoding VOC family protein, whose translation MQQHQSKGVQIVQPPDDDVFGRTFVVADPDGNLFRVSPVV comes from the coding sequence TTGCAACAGCACCAATCAAAAGGAGTCCAAATTGTGCAGCCACCCGACGATGACGTCTTCGGCCGCACCTTCGTAGTTGCCGACCCTGATGGAAACCTGTTCCGCGTCAGCCCAGTCGTTTAA
- a CDS encoding penicillin-binding transpeptidase domain-containing protein gives MNKSIRLVSLFAIVLTAILLVNLTVIQAFSDDKYAHNAKNSRGFIELQTTPRGQIYSGNTVLAQSTENPDETYSRSYPIDSPAFGNITGYLSSQFGASELESSQNDILNGTDDSLFKQHWLDTIANKPTQGANVEVTIDPALQQAAYDQLAGPGYEGSAVAIQPSTGKILAMASNPGFNPNSLVGESADEAWTGLQEQAGQPLVNHAAADTLPPGSIFKIITTAAGLNNGFNPSSSLTGANVITLPDAVTELTNYGNEKCNGQDSVTLQTAFALSCNTAFVQMSEQIGADELRKYAEGFGIGKKYDLGVSSSAGTLGDLPDGAATAQSAIGQRDVTMSALQAAVMAGTVANKGTRMEPYLVNRITDAQMKEIRTTKPKKGGEAVTEETASTIKDLMFASERSSWGYDGNGFASKTGTAEHGEGLAPHVWYVAFDPDRDIAVGVVVKNGGNLGESATGGRVSGPIGRAILSAYQGEQ, from the coding sequence ATGAACAAATCCATCCGCCTAGTGTCCCTATTTGCCATCGTCTTGACCGCAATCCTGTTGGTGAACCTGACGGTGATTCAGGCATTTTCGGACGATAAATACGCGCATAATGCTAAGAACTCGCGCGGGTTTATTGAGTTGCAGACCACCCCGCGCGGCCAGATCTATTCCGGCAATACGGTGCTGGCGCAATCTACGGAAAACCCGGATGAGACCTACTCCCGGTCTTATCCCATCGATTCGCCTGCTTTTGGCAATATCACCGGATATTTGTCCAGCCAATTCGGCGCCTCGGAATTGGAATCCTCACAAAATGACATTCTCAATGGCACGGATGATTCCCTGTTCAAGCAGCACTGGCTGGATACCATCGCGAATAAGCCCACCCAGGGCGCCAATGTAGAGGTCACCATCGACCCAGCATTACAGCAGGCCGCGTATGACCAGTTGGCGGGTCCGGGATACGAAGGTTCGGCGGTTGCCATCCAACCATCGACGGGCAAGATTCTGGCCATGGCCTCCAACCCGGGCTTTAACCCGAATTCACTGGTCGGCGAGTCCGCCGATGAGGCGTGGACGGGTTTGCAGGAGCAAGCGGGCCAGCCACTGGTCAACCATGCAGCGGCGGATACCTTGCCACCGGGATCTATTTTCAAGATCATTACGACTGCGGCCGGGTTGAATAATGGATTCAATCCCTCGTCAAGCCTGACCGGTGCCAACGTGATTACCCTGCCGGATGCCGTCACGGAGCTGACGAACTACGGCAATGAGAAATGCAACGGCCAGGATTCGGTGACCCTGCAGACCGCCTTTGCGCTGTCGTGCAATACCGCATTTGTGCAGATGTCTGAGCAGATTGGCGCGGATGAACTGCGCAAGTACGCGGAGGGTTTCGGCATCGGCAAGAAATACGATCTGGGCGTCTCTTCCTCCGCAGGCACCTTGGGTGACCTGCCGGATGGTGCGGCGACGGCGCAATCGGCCATCGGCCAGCGCGATGTCACCATGAGCGCGTTGCAGGCGGCAGTCATGGCCGGCACCGTGGCCAATAAGGGCACGCGCATGGAGCCTTACCTGGTCAATCGCATTACCGATGCCCAGATGAAGGAGATCCGCACCACCAAGCCCAAGAAGGGCGGCGAGGCCGTGACGGAAGAGACCGCATCGACCATTAAGGACTTGATGTTTGCCTCCGAGCGTTCTTCGTGGGGCTACGACGGCAATGGCTTTGCATCCAAGACCGGTACCGCCGAGCACGGCGAAGGCTTGGCTCCGCACGTGTGGTACGTGGCCTTTGACCCGGACCGCGATATTGCCGTCGGGGTCGTCGTCAAGAACGGCGGTAACCTGGGCGAATCCGCAACGGGCGGCAGAGTCTCTGGCCCAATTGGTCGTGCCATCTTGAGCGCATACCAGGGGGAGCAGTAA